taatgtttttatttttagacacaCTGTACATAACAGGAgttgtttattctttatttttttctggaactGAACCTTGTTTATCTGCTTGTGATCATATTTACAGTTGTGATCATAATGGCTGCAGGTTTTAGCAGCTCCACGCTGCCCCCTAGTGTCTGAACACCTGAACCTAGAAAACTGGTTTATCAAAGTTTTATTGCCACCAGGTTTCACCGCAGACAGTTTCAGGTCAAGACAAACGTTGAAGCtgataataaatgtttgtgcttCATGTTTAAGATaccatgattttaaaaaataacttcaaattatTATTGAAACTGTTGGAATGCAGTAAAAGGACTAATAAATAGTACGTTCAAAGAACATTAACATAATGGATGAAAGACTGAAGcctgaagagagaaaaagttttttatctatttttgtcTTATCAGGTTGATCTTTATTTTGTAGCAGGACTTTGACTGGATTACGTAGCAAATTCAAACTGACTTCATCCTGAACGCAGCTGGTACGTTCTCACAATGTtcgattttcttttttaaattaattcaaaaggCATTAATGTTACTTAATATTATTCATTACTAAGGTACAATAAGTAGCTATTGTTAGTTAATCTTTCCCTTTCCTTTTGATTTAGAGTGTGATGTGATCTCTTTATATTACCACAGAACGGTTTCTAATCAGCAGGGCTTTTGTCTTagtattttagataaaaaatttTCTGAGGTCtggtttttgttatttttgcaacaaattAATACACATTGGATTAAAACTGTTTCTGCTTCTGGTTTTTGGTTTAAGATTGTAATTATTAAGATTTTTAGCagttattttgcatttattctaTCAGTTCTTTataaaaactgtgattttagTTTCATATTTGCCCTTCATTTGACTTCTCTCCAGGAAATATGGCCGCTGAGAGGGAGAGGACTGGCTTcctattagtttttcttttctggccTTGGAATAAAGTTACTGCAGTTTGTAATAATCTGGTTCTTGTTGTCTTCCAATGGAAAAGCAGGGGTAAGTTACCACAACTTAACAATTACAAGATTGATATGGAAATGGACATAATTATTTATGACTGCAGAGTAAACCTAATACAGCAATAAAGACACTTTATGGAGTCTGATCATATGAGGAATCTGTTATTGGGGACTTTCATCTGTATGTTCTAGTAGCTAAGTATTAAAACAGTGTCTTGTTTTATACTGTGATTGTTGTTAATTcagctttgttttctcttttccaacTGTAACAGCTGAACGGTTCTTGTTGTTCATAAAAATGACTCCTGGTCGAGTTTTCCATCGATGTCAAACAAAAGGTGAGTTATGACAAGTAACGAAATATGCATGTCTGTCCATTCATTTCATTGACCTTTAACATTATTGACCTATAAGTTAAATATTGAAACAATGTCttgtttcatgttgtttcttCTAACCCAGTTTTGTCTTCTCTTCTGTAGCGACAGCAGTCGTAAGTTTCTGGTTTGACGTGATGATGACTCCACTTCGTCTCGTTcatcaactgaaaaacaaatgtaagtTATGGTGATGACCATAACTGTATGCTGTATATACAGAGagtggaaatgaaaacaatgtgtGGTAACAGACTGTCAGAGGCTCCTGTTACTGCCTGATAGCACTTTACATTTTCAGACCTTTACTGTGGTTAAATTTTAGTTCTTTGATTTTCTTACTGTGGTTAGTCTAGGAATTTTTGTGGtcttattatttgtttttccttttcacctCCAGTTAAGATGAAAACCCCCCTGAATTTGGTGAAATGGGAACTGGAGAAGCAGAAACATCAACTCAGAGCAGAACTAGAGCAAATTGAGactgaaaggaagaaaaacagaaatgaccTTCAGTCTGTGGAGGAATTAATATCCCAGAGAGAAGGTTCTGATGGTGAGATGTTactaataaacaaacaagatcTCTTAAAGTCCCAGTGGAAACTGGATGAACAGAAGAAAGTATGTGAAAAAAAGATATTGAACATAGAAAAGGCCCTGGAACCCATAGAGATTTATGAGTAcaataaatgaacagaaataggaaaacttgaaataatttggtttgtcagtattttagcaattttcaaatctgcattttacagaagagggttaagactttattttcaaaactgtcttttctgaaaaaagtcagatattCAGTTGgagctgatatttttttaagtgactcTAATCTGAATCCAACTTACTATGTGAAGTAAAGTCATTGTTTTTGATAATCagtacatacatttttataatcaTTCATCAACTTTAAGTCAGTAATAGTTATATACATGAATTTGGGtataaaatgcactttatgaatattttcatgtttttctaattattctttttctcttaCCACATTCCCTCTGCCAGTTCAGATATGTTTAAccgttatttttaaaaagtttttttttcctctaattcATTAATAGTATTTAGTAGAAACATTGGTAAGTGTGAGCAGGCtggaaaatataataaaaatgatcacaattgtatttgtctttttgttctcgtcttttgtccttttttaattcaatgactttaaaattaatttttcagtaaatttcCTGGGACTCTCAGATTGTTGAAACTTCATCCCCAGATCATCTGAccttaaaatattcaaaaatagaGTAAAAATGGTGGCAGCAGTAACTGATGCGTCAAAACAGCTAAACAATCACatctaaaaacatctttaaaaatttcAATCTAATCCATTTGAAAAGTACAAATTTTACAGCAAGTCAAATTCTAAGATctgtaaagaaagaaatctgCACTCCATGCATTCCTAGGTCTGAGCTAGAATATGTATTTCATTGCATAATTGCATACACCCAATTTTATTACACATAATGTGGGTAAAGTACAGATCCAGCCCTTTAGCAGCTGGGTGAGGTTATCGACTTAAAGCAGCTTCTTCAATAACAAAACACGTCTTAACAGAGAGGTGAGTGTTGTAGGCtttcataaatacattttcttatagtttgtttctgtattttcaaGTAACATGATATCTTTTGTTGTCAATGTTCAGTCATTCTATAACTGTAATGATTATAACCTTTAGCAGTTTTAACTTTAGCTGTTTTCCTGATATGAAAAATCACCTCAGACTGATTTTTGTGCTTTAACtttgctgcaggtttttgaCTCCACTAATTATCATGGGTTATAAAATCGTATCTGTTCTCGCAtctgttttggctttttccTCGTGGACCTGTAAGTGATTCTTCCACATAATCTAACACAGCTGTGTCTGTTCCTACCTgctgtatcttttttttaatgctgtcgtgtttttgtccttttcgaTATTAGATTATTTTCCAGTTGATAAGCCAACAGATCAAAGGATGGTTAATCTTCCAGTGCAAATGCAGTCAATAAAAAAGCTGGAAGAACAGGGAAGGAAACTGAAAGAGCAGCAGATTGTAGTTGTAAAGCAGAAAGAAGACTTCAAAAGAGAACCTGTAATAGTAAGTCATCAGTATCAAACCAtttattgatgcatttattgTATGATTTACTGTGActttacatttcagtttcattttgactACATTTGCACTATTACAGGTCACAGAATGTGACACTGATAATGCTGGGTGTAACAAACACTTAACCCTTTTGAAAACTAaagagtttattattttaggatGTGACTACGCTACATCGCTCAGAAAAACTCTCCTTCACGTCTACAGTCTCCACTGTGAGTGGATCGCTCCCTCTTGGCGCAGTCTTCAACATTCTTCTGATCCACATGTGTGGAGGTGATCTGTGCCTCTGTTTTAAATCAGCTGTTTCTGTTAAACTCCTCAGTGTTACTAATAAAATGCTGTTCTGTTGTATTTTCAGCTGATCTGGTGGCAGCTGTGTCTGCAGGGATTCTCCACCTGTTCTCCATCAGCGTCTTCATCGACTTGGTGTTTGGGATGATCACTCTTCATTATGTTAACAAGATGAAGCGTATGTCTCtcgtttttgtcatttcttgttAATAGACAAAGTAACTACAAACTCATCAGTTGTTAGAGCAAAACATAAAGTTCtgtgatgaaaatgaaacattattagTTTCTCATTAAACGTTTTTTCACTCGGTACTAACATTTGTCTTCTAAGTGAGCAATTTCATAAATGCTGGTCCAGAAATGAGTTTGGAAGagacagaatttaaaaatacatctgaaGAGTTGGAGAGAATTggtttgaaagtgttttttgtaGAGAACTAATTGAATTGGATGAGTGGGGGACGCTGCTTCACTTGTTGACATGGATGAGCATCACAACAATAGTTCACATGTAAAATAGTGAGAGCAGAAATCCTTCCCGCTGCACgaca
The window above is part of the Xiphophorus couchianus chromosome 14, X_couchianus-1.0, whole genome shotgun sequence genome. Proteins encoded here:
- the LOC114156975 gene encoding uncharacterized protein LOC114156975, whose protein sequence is MGYKIVSVLASVLAFSSWTYYFPVDKPTDQRMVNLPVQMQSIKKLEEQGRKLKEQQIVVVKQKEDFKREPVIDVTTLHRSEKLSFTSTVSTVSGSLPLGAVFNILLIHMCGADLVAAVSAGILHLFSISVFIDLVFGMITLHYVNKMKREREELLKTNSELQRKLQVTEQDCSDEAAVLQEVKNKLKTWMHHIRVTAEDMEAETEETKQKLQAREKEVNISDQSENLLVGNENVMQVETGQD